One segment of Nocardioides sp. QY071 DNA contains the following:
- a CDS encoding TetR/AcrR family transcriptional regulator, which yields MTDADTGIRPHANQTRSRLLDAALTAFAERGFHATSTRDIAAAAGMSPAAVYVHHRSKEELLHQISRRGHEATLELVRSATAGSEDPVTQLSEVVRAFAVHHAQANTEARVVNYELASLSEEHLAEILRLRREIAAELRGVVERGVAGGAFDTPDPRMATTALLSLGIDIARWYREERDWSPEDVGAYYAELALRMVGAPR from the coding sequence ATGACCGACGCCGACACGGGGATCCGCCCGCACGCGAACCAGACCCGCAGCCGCCTGCTCGACGCCGCGCTGACGGCCTTCGCGGAACGGGGCTTCCATGCCACGAGCACGCGCGACATCGCGGCCGCCGCCGGCATGAGCCCAGCTGCGGTCTACGTGCACCACCGCTCGAAGGAGGAGCTGCTCCACCAGATCTCGCGACGCGGCCACGAAGCCACGCTCGAGCTGGTGCGTAGTGCGACGGCGGGCAGCGAGGATCCCGTCACCCAGCTCTCGGAGGTGGTCCGGGCCTTCGCCGTCCACCACGCGCAGGCCAACACCGAGGCGCGCGTCGTGAACTACGAGCTCGCCTCGCTCAGCGAGGAGCACCTCGCCGAGATCCTCCGCCTGCGCCGGGAGATCGCGGCCGAGCTGCGCGGCGTGGTCGAGCGGGGAGTGGCGGGCGGCGCCTTCGACACCCCGGACCCGCGCATGGCCACGACCGCGCTGCTCTCGCTCGGCATCGACATCGCTCGCTGGTACCGCGAGGAGCGCGACTGGAGCCCCGAGGACGTCGGGGCGTACTACGCCGAGCTCGCGCTGCGGATGGTCGGCGCCCCCCGCTGA
- a CDS encoding acetyl-CoA C-acetyltransferase, with translation MPEAVIVATARSPIGRAGKGSLKDMRPDDLTVQMVRAALARVPELDPAQIDDLMLGVGQPAGEAGNNLARAVAVFAGLDEVPGVTVNRYCSSSLQTTRMALHAIKAGEGDVFVSAGVETVSRYSNGWSDNPEGHNPLVADAQARTATFAQGGHTWVDPRTLGTLPDLYIAMGQTAENVAQVTGITRAEQDAFGARSQNLAEKAIADGFWARDITPVTLPDGTVVSADDGPRAGVTLEAVADLKPVFRPDGTVTAGNCCPLNDGAAALVIMSDTKARELGLTPLARIVSTGVSGLSPEIMGLGPVEASRRALARAGMTIDDIDLVEINEAFAVQVIGSARELGIAEDRLNVNGGAIAVGHPFGMTGARITSTLINSLQWHDKQFGLETMCVGGGQGMAMVLERLS, from the coding sequence ATGCCCGAAGCCGTGATCGTCGCCACCGCCCGCTCGCCCATCGGGCGCGCCGGCAAGGGATCGCTCAAGGACATGCGCCCCGACGACCTGACCGTCCAGATGGTCCGCGCCGCCCTCGCCCGGGTGCCCGAGCTCGACCCCGCGCAGATCGACGACCTGATGCTCGGCGTCGGTCAGCCGGCCGGCGAGGCGGGCAACAACCTGGCCCGCGCGGTCGCGGTGTTCGCCGGCCTCGACGAGGTCCCCGGGGTGACGGTGAACCGTTACTGCTCCTCGAGCCTGCAGACCACCCGGATGGCGCTGCACGCCATCAAGGCCGGCGAGGGCGACGTCTTCGTCTCGGCCGGTGTCGAGACCGTGAGCCGCTACTCCAACGGCTGGTCCGACAACCCCGAGGGGCACAACCCCCTCGTCGCCGATGCGCAGGCCCGGACCGCGACCTTCGCGCAGGGTGGCCACACCTGGGTCGACCCCCGCACGCTCGGGACCCTGCCGGACCTCTACATCGCGATGGGCCAGACCGCCGAGAACGTCGCGCAGGTCACCGGCATCACGCGTGCCGAGCAGGACGCCTTCGGCGCCCGCAGCCAGAACCTGGCCGAGAAGGCCATCGCCGACGGCTTCTGGGCGCGTGACATCACCCCGGTCACGCTGCCCGACGGCACCGTCGTCAGCGCGGACGACGGCCCTCGCGCCGGTGTCACCCTCGAGGCCGTCGCCGACCTCAAGCCGGTCTTCCGCCCCGACGGCACCGTCACCGCCGGCAACTGCTGCCCGCTCAACGACGGCGCCGCTGCCCTCGTGATCATGTCCGACACCAAGGCGCGCGAGCTCGGCCTCACCCCGCTCGCCCGGATCGTCTCGACCGGCGTCTCCGGCCTCTCGCCCGAGATCATGGGTCTCGGTCCGGTCGAGGCGTCGCGCCGCGCGCTCGCCCGTGCGGGCATGACGATCGACGACATCGACCTGGTCGAGATCAACGAGGCGTTCGCGGTCCAGGTGATCGGCTCGGCGCGCGAGCTGGGCATCGCCGAGGACCGGCTCAACGTCAACGGGGGTGCCATCGCCGTCGGCCACCCGTTCGGCATGACCGGTGCGCGGATCACGAGCACGCTGATCAACTCGCTGCAGTGGCACGACAAGCAGTTCGGTCTCGAGACCATGTGTGTCGGCGGCGGGCAGGGCATGGCGATGGTCCTGGAGCGGCTCTCGTGA
- a CDS encoding SDR family oxidoreductase, translating into MSLGVVVTGAGHGIGRALATRMSAGGARVVVNDLDAEAAARVAAEIGGYAAPGDAASQDGVAALVETARGQLGAIDVWFANAGIDWGHGLDAPESDWAACLEVNALAHVRAARLLVPDWVERGSGRFVVTASAAGLLTLLGSPTYSVSKHAAVAFAEWLSATYRHRGVVVQAICPQGVRTRMLANAGALEEVLSHDRALEPEEVAEAMWQAMADDRFLVLPHPEVADYYALRATQPDRWLDGMNRLQRVIEEHEEGASR; encoded by the coding sequence GTGAGCCTCGGCGTCGTCGTCACCGGGGCCGGGCACGGCATCGGCCGGGCGCTCGCCACGCGGATGAGCGCCGGGGGTGCGCGGGTCGTCGTCAACGACCTCGACGCCGAGGCCGCCGCCCGCGTCGCGGCCGAGATCGGCGGGTACGCCGCACCGGGAGACGCCGCCTCCCAGGACGGGGTGGCGGCGCTCGTCGAGACCGCTCGCGGTCAGCTGGGCGCCATCGACGTCTGGTTCGCCAACGCCGGCATCGACTGGGGCCACGGCCTGGACGCACCCGAGTCGGACTGGGCCGCCTGCCTCGAGGTCAACGCGCTCGCCCACGTCCGGGCGGCCCGACTCCTGGTTCCCGACTGGGTGGAGCGCGGGTCCGGACGCTTCGTGGTCACCGCGTCGGCAGCCGGCCTCCTCACGCTGCTCGGCAGCCCGACGTACTCGGTCAGCAAGCACGCCGCCGTGGCGTTCGCGGAATGGCTCTCCGCGACGTACCGCCACCGCGGTGTCGTGGTGCAGGCGATCTGCCCGCAGGGAGTCAGGACCCGGATGCTCGCGAATGCGGGTGCCCTCGAGGAGGTCCTCAGCCACGACCGCGCCCTGGAGCCCGAGGAGGTCGCCGAGGCGATGTGGCAGGCGATGGCGGACGACCGGTTCCTGGTCCTGCCGCACCCCGAGGTCGCCGACTACTACGCCCTGCGCGCCACACAGCCCGACCGCTGGCTGGACGGCATGAACCGGTTGCAGCGCGTCATCGAGGAGCACGAGGAAGGAGCAAGCCGATGA
- a CDS encoding NADPH:quinone oxidoreductase family protein → MKAWHVAELGEPKDVLALVEVADPVPGAGQLVVKVLASPANFPDVLMCRGLYQVRPELPFTPGVELCGEVVALGAGVTGFAVGERVVGGSVLPYGGFGELALMDAATTFPAPPELDDAQASSLYIGYQTGWFGLHRRAGLRAGETLLVHAAAGGVGSAAIQLGRAAGARVIGVVGGPEKAEVARELGADVVIDRREQDFVEVVKAETGGRGADVVYDPVGGETYTRSTKCIAFEGRILVVGFAGGEIQSAALNHALVKNYSIVGLHWGLYNRYDPAAVAECHRDLTRLAADGAVRPLVSERLALDEVAGGVQRLADGVTVGRVVVQP, encoded by the coding sequence ATGAAGGCGTGGCACGTCGCCGAGCTCGGCGAGCCCAAGGACGTCCTCGCGCTGGTGGAGGTCGCCGATCCCGTGCCGGGCGCGGGTCAGCTGGTCGTGAAGGTGCTGGCGTCGCCGGCGAACTTCCCCGACGTGCTGATGTGCCGGGGTCTCTACCAGGTCCGCCCGGAGCTCCCGTTCACCCCGGGCGTCGAGCTGTGCGGAGAGGTGGTCGCGCTCGGAGCGGGCGTCACCGGCTTCGCCGTGGGCGAGCGGGTGGTCGGTGGCTCGGTGCTGCCGTACGGCGGCTTCGGTGAGCTCGCGCTGATGGACGCCGCCACGACGTTCCCGGCCCCGCCCGAGCTGGACGACGCTCAGGCCTCATCGCTCTACATCGGCTACCAGACGGGCTGGTTCGGCCTGCACCGCCGGGCCGGCCTCCGGGCGGGGGAGACGCTGCTGGTGCACGCGGCTGCCGGCGGCGTCGGCAGCGCCGCCATCCAGCTCGGCAGGGCCGCCGGTGCGCGCGTCATCGGCGTGGTCGGCGGTCCGGAGAAGGCCGAGGTGGCCCGGGAGCTGGGCGCCGACGTGGTGATCGACCGGCGCGAGCAGGACTTCGTGGAGGTGGTCAAGGCCGAGACCGGTGGCCGAGGCGCGGACGTGGTCTACGACCCGGTCGGCGGCGAGACCTACACCCGCTCCACGAAGTGCATCGCCTTCGAGGGCCGGATCCTCGTGGTCGGCTTCGCCGGCGGGGAGATCCAGTCCGCGGCGCTCAACCACGCACTGGTGAAGAACTACTCGATCGTGGGTCTGCACTGGGGCTTGTACAACCGCTACGACCCGGCCGCGGTCGCCGAGTGCCATCGCGACCTGACCCGGCTGGCAGCGGACGGCGCCGTGCGGCCGCTGGTGAGCGAGCGGCTCGCCCTCGACGAGGTGGCCGGCGGCGTGCAGCGGCTCGCCGACGGCGTGACCGTCGGCCGGGTGGTGGTGCAGCCATGA
- a CDS encoding HAD family phosphatase, with amino-acid sequence MTRSIDAVLFDYGGVLTLPVRDSIAAWLEADGIDPRSFSRTLKAWLSRDAADGTPIHRLETGELPPHEFDALLAAELRTIDGRALVPEGMLQRIFAGMRPDQAMFDLIDDLRSAGVRAGLVSNSWGNTYPRERIDALLDPVVISGEVGLRKPHAAIFELAVARLGLPAGRVLFIDDAEPNILGAHAVGLQGLLHTDATTTRAALAALIPDLPVTNGASA; translated from the coding sequence ATGACCCGCTCGATCGACGCCGTGCTCTTCGACTACGGCGGCGTGCTGACCCTGCCGGTGCGCGACTCGATCGCGGCCTGGCTGGAGGCGGACGGCATCGACCCACGGTCGTTCTCGCGCACGCTCAAGGCCTGGCTGTCCCGCGATGCCGCGGACGGCACGCCGATCCACCGGCTGGAGACAGGGGAGCTGCCGCCCCACGAGTTCGACGCACTGCTGGCCGCGGAGCTGAGGACCATCGACGGCCGCGCGCTCGTGCCCGAGGGGATGCTGCAGCGGATCTTCGCCGGGATGCGTCCCGACCAGGCGATGTTCGACCTGATCGACGACCTGCGCTCCGCGGGGGTCCGGGCCGGGCTGGTGTCGAACAGCTGGGGGAACACCTACCCCCGCGAGCGGATCGACGCCCTCCTCGACCCGGTCGTCATCTCGGGGGAGGTCGGACTGCGCAAGCCCCACGCCGCCATCTTCGAGCTGGCCGTCGCGCGCCTCGGGCTGCCCGCCGGCCGGGTCCTCTTCATAGACGACGCCGAGCCCAACATCCTCGGCGCCCACGCCGTCGGGCTGCAGGGCCTCCTGCACACCGACGCCACGACCACCCGTGCCGCGCTCGCAGCGCTCATCCCCGACCTTCCCGTCACGAATGGAGCCTCCGCATGA
- the fabG gene encoding 3-oxoacyl-ACP reductase FabG: protein MTTTPRRTAVVTGAARGIGAGVAKRLAADGFAVAVLDLDEAACAPVVAEIEAAGGAALAVGVDVADEAAVQAAVERIADTLGEPTVLVNNAGIIRDNLLFKMTVDDWDSVMGVHLRGSFLMARAVQGFMIQAGFGRIVNLSSTSALGNRGQANYAAAKAGVQGFTKTLALELGRFGVTVNAIAPGFIETEMTAATAERIGMPFEEFKAAAAAEIPVARTGRPEDIAHAVSYFVSEGAGFTSGQVIYVAGGPKA from the coding sequence ATGACCACCACCCCCCGTCGCACCGCCGTCGTCACCGGCGCCGCCCGCGGCATCGGTGCCGGCGTCGCCAAGCGCCTGGCCGCAGACGGCTTCGCCGTCGCCGTGCTCGACCTCGACGAGGCGGCGTGCGCCCCCGTCGTCGCGGAGATCGAGGCAGCCGGAGGCGCCGCCCTCGCCGTCGGCGTCGACGTCGCCGACGAGGCAGCGGTCCAGGCTGCCGTCGAACGGATCGCCGACACGCTCGGCGAGCCGACCGTCCTGGTGAACAACGCCGGGATCATCCGCGACAACCTGCTGTTCAAGATGACCGTCGACGACTGGGACTCCGTGATGGGCGTCCACCTGCGGGGCTCCTTCCTCATGGCCCGGGCGGTGCAGGGGTTCATGATCCAGGCCGGCTTCGGTCGCATCGTCAACCTCTCCAGCACCTCGGCGCTGGGCAACCGTGGCCAGGCCAACTACGCCGCCGCGAAGGCCGGCGTGCAGGGATTCACCAAGACCCTGGCCCTCGAGCTCGGCCGGTTCGGCGTGACGGTCAACGCGATCGCCCCCGGCTTCATCGAGACCGAGATGACCGCCGCGACCGCCGAGCGGATCGGGATGCCCTTCGAGGAGTTCAAGGCGGCGGCAGCCGCCGAGATCCCCGTGGCCCGCACAGGTCGCCCCGAGGACATCGCACACGCCGTGTCGTACTTCGTCAGCGAGGGCGCCGGGTTCACCTCGGGCCAGGTCATCTACGTCGCCGGAGGGCCGAAGGCATGA
- a CDS encoding MaoC family dehydratase: protein MRTFNGIAELEAAVGTHVGHSEWHTITQAQIDAFATATGDHQWIHVDPERAAQGPFGSTIAHGYLTLSLVPMLVWEVYAIEGVRMGVNYGADKLRFPAPVPVDSRVRAGVELLSVTPGGGGHQVRSRVTVEREGGEKPVCVVDTVSVVVA, encoded by the coding sequence ATGAGGACGTTCAACGGCATCGCCGAGCTCGAGGCGGCGGTCGGCACCCACGTCGGCCACTCCGAGTGGCACACCATCACCCAGGCGCAGATCGACGCCTTCGCGACCGCGACCGGCGACCACCAGTGGATCCACGTCGACCCCGAGCGTGCCGCGCAGGGGCCTTTCGGCAGCACCATCGCCCACGGCTACCTGACGCTGTCCCTCGTGCCCATGCTCGTGTGGGAGGTCTACGCGATCGAGGGTGTGCGGATGGGCGTCAACTACGGCGCCGACAAGCTTCGCTTCCCTGCCCCGGTCCCGGTCGACTCGAGGGTTCGTGCGGGCGTCGAGCTGCTCTCGGTGACCCCCGGCGGCGGGGGCCACCAGGTCAGGTCGCGGGTGACCGTCGAACGAGAAGGCGGCGAGAAGCCGGTCTGCGTCGTGGACACCGTGTCCGTCGTCGTCGCGTGA
- a CDS encoding acyl-CoA dehydrogenase family protein produces MSIEGLRALVADFLAGHDPRTTDRLEFLRARYDAGLAWVAYPQGHGGRGLPQAMQPEVDRLFAEAGAPDNRPGTNGIGLGMAAPTILSYGTEEQKDRFLRPLWTGEEIWCQLFSEPGAGSDLANVSTRAVRDGDGWVVNGQKVWTSGAHNARYAILVARTDPDQPKHFGLTYFLCDMTDPGVDVRPLRQITGEAEFNEVFLTDVRIPDSQRLGAEGEGWKVANATLNNERVSIGRSAERESGMIGVVARTWREHPEKRTSELHDRLLRLWAEAEVFRMTGARLRQKLAQGQPGPEGSAMKLAFARIAQQLSGLELEILGEDGLRYESDRGWSMVRPETVDFTGRDAGYRYLRAKGNSIEGGTSEILRNVVAERVLGLPGEHRVDKTLPWKEIPR; encoded by the coding sequence ATGAGCATCGAAGGCCTGCGAGCGCTGGTGGCCGACTTCCTGGCCGGCCATGATCCCCGCACGACCGACCGGCTGGAGTTCCTCCGCGCCCGGTACGACGCCGGACTGGCCTGGGTGGCCTACCCCCAGGGGCACGGTGGACGGGGGTTGCCGCAGGCGATGCAGCCGGAGGTGGACCGACTGTTCGCCGAGGCCGGCGCGCCTGACAACAGGCCGGGCACCAACGGCATCGGGCTCGGGATGGCCGCTCCGACGATCTTGTCGTACGGCACCGAGGAGCAGAAGGACCGCTTCCTCCGGCCCCTGTGGACCGGCGAGGAGATCTGGTGCCAGCTGTTCAGCGAGCCCGGCGCGGGCTCCGACCTGGCCAACGTCTCGACGCGGGCGGTGCGTGACGGCGACGGCTGGGTCGTCAACGGACAGAAGGTGTGGACCTCGGGTGCCCACAACGCGAGGTACGCCATCCTCGTGGCGCGTACCGACCCGGACCAGCCGAAGCACTTCGGGCTGACGTACTTCCTGTGCGACATGACCGACCCCGGCGTCGACGTACGCCCGCTGCGGCAGATCACGGGCGAGGCGGAGTTCAACGAGGTCTTCCTGACCGATGTCCGCATTCCCGACTCCCAGCGTCTCGGGGCCGAGGGCGAGGGCTGGAAGGTCGCCAACGCCACGCTCAACAACGAGCGGGTCTCGATCGGCAGGTCCGCCGAGCGCGAGTCCGGGATGATCGGCGTGGTCGCCCGGACCTGGCGCGAGCACCCGGAGAAGCGAACCTCCGAGCTGCACGACCGCCTGCTGCGGCTCTGGGCCGAGGCCGAGGTGTTCCGGATGACCGGTGCGCGGTTGCGCCAGAAGCTCGCCCAGGGCCAGCCCGGTCCCGAGGGATCGGCGATGAAGCTGGCCTTCGCCCGGATCGCCCAGCAGCTGTCCGGGCTGGAGCTGGAGATCCTCGGCGAGGACGGGCTGCGCTACGAGAGCGACCGGGGCTGGAGCATGGTCCGCCCGGAGACGGTCGACTTCACCGGCCGAGATGCCGGGTACCGCTACCTGCGGGCCAAGGGGAACTCCATCGAGGGCGGCACCTCGGAGATCCTCCGCAACGTCGTGGCCGAGCGGGTGCTCGGACTGCCGGGCGAGCACCGCGTCGACAAGACCCTCCCCTGGAAGGAGATCCCCCGATGA
- a CDS encoding acyl-CoA dehydrogenase family protein, which translates to MSDLDLLPTEIEEDLRGSVRDLLGDRCDPAAVIAMYDGDRSLVAPLWKALAADLGLAGLLVAEEHGGHGATAREAAVVLEELGRHAAPVPFLTSAVIATSVLESDSVTPAGRELLAALASGERTAALVVPWSTGPGSPVVGRAGTVTSVAGALDADVLLVPVTTTSGLEIRAVAAERATVTPVVSLDMTRQLADVTVPVGEGEVVVADAEGAVRDALELGAALLASEQVGAARWCLDTTLAYVKVRRQFGRVVGGFQAIKHRLADLYTGVESATAAARYAAVAHAVADPDAPVSTAVAQAFCSDLAVLAAEEAVQLHGGIGMTWEHPAHVYLKRAKADQVALGTPGRHRARLATLVDLPGVGG; encoded by the coding sequence ATGAGCGACCTCGACCTGCTGCCCACCGAGATCGAGGAGGACCTGCGCGGCAGTGTCCGTGACCTGCTCGGCGATCGCTGCGACCCGGCTGCCGTCATCGCCATGTACGACGGCGACCGCTCCCTGGTCGCACCGCTGTGGAAGGCCCTCGCTGCCGACCTCGGCCTGGCCGGGCTGCTGGTGGCCGAGGAGCACGGCGGGCACGGCGCCACGGCCCGCGAGGCTGCCGTCGTGCTGGAGGAGCTCGGCCGGCATGCCGCGCCGGTGCCGTTCCTGACCAGTGCGGTGATCGCGACCTCCGTGCTCGAGTCCGACTCGGTGACCCCCGCGGGTCGGGAGCTGCTCGCGGCCCTGGCGTCGGGGGAGCGGACGGCGGCTCTCGTCGTGCCGTGGTCGACCGGGCCGGGCAGCCCGGTCGTCGGCCGTGCGGGAACGGTGACCAGCGTGGCCGGCGCACTCGACGCCGATGTGCTGCTGGTGCCGGTGACCACCACGTCGGGCCTGGAGATCCGGGCCGTCGCGGCCGAGCGCGCCACCGTCACGCCGGTCGTCTCGCTGGACATGACCCGCCAGCTCGCCGATGTCACCGTCCCCGTCGGGGAGGGGGAGGTGGTCGTCGCCGACGCGGAGGGCGCCGTACGCGACGCGCTCGAGCTGGGCGCCGCGCTGCTGGCCTCCGAGCAGGTCGGCGCGGCGCGGTGGTGCTTGGACACGACGCTCGCCTATGTCAAGGTCCGTCGCCAGTTCGGTCGCGTGGTCGGCGGCTTCCAGGCGATCAAGCACCGCCTCGCCGACCTCTACACGGGCGTCGAGTCCGCCACCGCCGCTGCCCGGTACGCCGCGGTCGCCCACGCCGTGGCCGACCCCGACGCACCGGTCTCGACGGCCGTGGCGCAGGCGTTCTGCAGCGACCTGGCCGTCCTCGCGGCGGAGGAGGCCGTCCAGCTCCACGGCGGGATCGGCATGACCTGGGAGCACCCCGCGCACGTCTACCTCAAGCGGGCCAAGGCCGACCAGGTCGCGCTCGGTACGCCGGGCCGCCACCGCGCCCGACTGGCGACACTGGTCGACCTGCCGGGCGTCGGTGGGTGA
- a CDS encoding MFS transporter, with translation MLVVLTNAVVFLLPPLLPIVQAQYGVATVAGTTWIYTALTLGGGAGFILLPRIADIHGDRNASVIASALLTVGAVIPAIGDSYPTLVLGCAIMGVGGSAQLLPLGFLRRHLGESGLAVGVAVIVIATGIGIVVGMIGGGVVVENLSIQSFFVMLTVAAAATTALSAVAIPHTPPAEPSGRIGLLGTVWLIGWVGAILLSMTQGLVWGAAAIIPLVVGIVGGIAWVRVERRSSNAVFDATVLKSDFVVTASLCIGLVASVNAAFLLLMSTYVQVPADALPAADAYGLGLSALRTGVLMLPFAVTFLVGSILADGPVQRGKGGSVLIVGALICVAGVAWMALAHTQQWHYLVGAGIIGLGCAVGYAAGFTLVQLAAPEAKAGMASGMAGTCMALGFAFGTAVVAGVLSAEVITIPGTTIEVATENLYAPGYWITAVLAALIPVTVLISRARARRRADHLIG, from the coding sequence GTGCTGGTCGTGCTGACCAACGCGGTCGTCTTCCTCCTTCCGCCGCTGCTCCCGATCGTCCAGGCCCAGTACGGCGTGGCGACGGTGGCGGGCACGACCTGGATCTACACCGCGCTCACGCTCGGTGGGGGTGCCGGCTTCATCCTGCTGCCCCGCATCGCAGACATCCACGGCGACCGCAATGCGTCGGTCATCGCCTCCGCCCTCCTCACCGTGGGCGCCGTCATCCCAGCCATCGGGGACTCCTACCCGACGCTGGTGCTCGGCTGCGCGATCATGGGGGTCGGCGGCTCCGCACAGCTGCTGCCCCTCGGGTTCCTGCGCCGTCACCTCGGCGAGAGCGGCCTGGCCGTCGGAGTCGCGGTCATCGTCATCGCGACCGGCATCGGCATCGTCGTCGGGATGATCGGCGGCGGCGTGGTCGTGGAGAACCTGTCCATCCAGAGCTTCTTCGTCATGCTCACCGTGGCCGCGGCGGCCACCACCGCGCTCTCCGCGGTGGCGATCCCGCACACCCCGCCCGCCGAGCCGTCCGGACGAATCGGCCTGCTCGGCACGGTCTGGCTGATCGGCTGGGTCGGCGCGATCCTGCTGTCGATGACCCAGGGACTCGTGTGGGGCGCCGCGGCGATCATCCCGCTGGTCGTCGGCATCGTGGGCGGCATCGCCTGGGTGCGGGTCGAGCGCAGGTCCTCCAACGCCGTGTTCGACGCCACCGTGCTCAAGTCCGACTTCGTCGTCACCGCCTCACTGTGCATCGGTCTCGTCGCCTCGGTGAACGCGGCCTTCCTGCTCCTGATGAGCACCTACGTGCAGGTCCCGGCCGACGCCCTCCCCGCCGCGGACGCCTACGGGCTCGGCCTCAGCGCCCTGCGGACCGGTGTGCTGATGCTGCCCTTCGCGGTGACCTTCCTCGTCGGCAGCATCCTGGCCGACGGGCCCGTCCAGCGCGGGAAGGGCGGCAGCGTCCTGATCGTCGGCGCCCTCATCTGCGTGGCGGGAGTCGCCTGGATGGCGCTCGCCCACACCCAGCAGTGGCACTACCTCGTCGGCGCCGGGATCATCGGCCTCGGCTGCGCCGTCGGGTACGCCGCGGGCTTCACGCTCGTGCAGCTGGCTGCTCCGGAGGCCAAGGCAGGGATGGCGTCCGGCATGGCCGGCACCTGCATGGCACTCGGGTTCGCCTTCGGCACCGCCGTCGTCGCCGGCGTCCTCAGCGCCGAGGTGATCACCATCCCCGGCACGACGATCGAGGTGGCCACCGAGAACCTCTACGCCCCGGGCTACTGGATCACGGCCGTGCTGGCCGCACTGATCCCCGTCACCGTGCTGATCTCGCGGGCACGCGCCCGCCGGCGCGCGGATCACCTGATCGGGTGA
- a CDS encoding NAD(P)-binding domain-containing protein, whose product MTGSIDQAAPTPDGDSFDVAVLGCGNMGTAMVRALIEAGRRVAVWNRTPERAEALVADGAVALRDANDALASAPLAILVVTTGNDLPLLEAADPARLRSHTVLNMTSGTPAEARRLGEWARTHGVPYLDAAIGAYPEQLGQADTRITVAGEEKLFEAHRDIILEIAGASMHVGTDHGAANAIDAALTGAFYISSLTSFIEAAGFVREFGIAHDVLVDLSSYSLTVLEHQMKLALDRIAANDFTTDQATIDIYADAARVFSDALSATGSDAAMIRTATQVLQKAVDAGLGQQDIAAAATLRA is encoded by the coding sequence ATGACTGGATCGATTGATCAGGCGGCCCCGACTCCCGATGGCGACTCCTTCGACGTCGCCGTCCTCGGCTGCGGCAACATGGGCACGGCCATGGTCCGCGCACTGATCGAGGCCGGACGGCGGGTGGCGGTGTGGAACCGCACCCCCGAGCGGGCCGAGGCGCTCGTCGCCGACGGCGCCGTGGCACTGCGTGACGCCAACGACGCCCTCGCCTCCGCGCCGCTGGCCATCCTGGTCGTCACCACCGGCAACGACCTCCCGCTCCTCGAGGCCGCCGACCCGGCACGGCTGAGGTCACACACCGTCCTCAACATGACCAGCGGCACCCCTGCCGAGGCGCGCCGCCTGGGCGAGTGGGCTCGAACCCACGGCGTGCCCTACCTCGATGCCGCCATCGGCGCCTACCCCGAGCAGCTCGGGCAGGCCGACACCCGCATAACGGTGGCCGGGGAGGAGAAGCTCTTCGAGGCCCACCGCGACATCATCCTCGAGATCGCCGGCGCGTCGATGCACGTCGGCACCGACCACGGCGCCGCCAACGCCATCGACGCCGCCCTCACCGGCGCCTTCTACATCTCGTCCCTGACCTCGTTCATCGAGGCGGCCGGCTTCGTGCGGGAGTTCGGGATCGCCCACGACGTACTGGTCGACCTGAGCAGCTACTCACTGACGGTGCTCGAGCACCAGATGAAACTGGCGCTCGACCGGATCGCGGCCAACGACTTCACGACCGACCAGGCCACGATCGACATCTACGCCGACGCCGCGAGGGTCTTCAGCGATGCCCTCAGCGCCACCGGCAGCGATGCCGCCATGATCCGGACCGCGACGCAGGTCCTGCAGAAGGCGGTCGACGCCGGACTGGGCCAGCAGGACATCGCGGCCGCCGCGACCCTTCGCGCCTGA